In Chloroflexi bacterium ADurb.Bin180, the following are encoded in one genomic region:
- a CDS encoding Undecaprenyl-phosphate mannosyltransferase, with translation MDLSVVIPAWNEAGNLAKLLPQLHSALQQLGCQYEIIVVDNHSPDETAQICASSGATLLQQTAPGYGGALWVGFAAARGEFILTMDADLSHTPDLVPDLWGARNDAELVIASRYVGGGSASMPGYRHILSIILNVVYTRLLSLPVKDISSGFRLYQASVLRGLKLESTDFDALEEILIQVYAHGYQIKEIPFRYVPRDQGKSKVKLLRFALAYLRTLCRMWKLRNSVASADYDARAYDSWIPLQRYWQRRRYDIITNLINPDQSCLDIGCGSSRILSAIGRHTVGLDIQQQKLLYCRCYDKPLVHASIFAVPFASESFQQVLCSQVIEHLPAGDKPFTEMARLLPPGGRLVLGTPDYGRISWVVIERFYKLFAPNAYADEHITHYTRPGLIQLMGQLGFRHLGTHYVLASEMILLFEKTGQEQP, from the coding sequence ATGGATCTCAGCGTCGTCATCCCTGCCTGGAATGAGGCAGGCAACCTGGCCAAACTGTTGCCGCAGCTTCACTCGGCACTGCAGCAGCTTGGCTGCCAGTACGAGATCATCGTCGTGGACAACCATTCGCCAGACGAGACGGCGCAGATCTGCGCGTCTTCCGGCGCGACGCTCCTGCAGCAAACGGCCCCGGGGTATGGAGGTGCCCTATGGGTGGGATTCGCCGCGGCCAGGGGCGAGTTCATCCTCACGATGGATGCTGACCTTTCGCACACACCGGACCTCGTACCCGACCTCTGGGGCGCACGTAACGACGCCGAGCTGGTCATCGCCTCACGCTACGTGGGTGGCGGGTCAGCATCGATGCCCGGGTACCGGCACATCCTCAGCATTATCCTCAATGTGGTCTACACGCGCCTTCTATCGCTGCCGGTAAAGGACATCTCCAGCGGCTTTCGCCTCTACCAGGCTTCTGTCCTGCGCGGGCTCAAGCTAGAGAGCACCGACTTTGATGCCCTTGAAGAGATCCTGATCCAGGTCTATGCGCACGGTTATCAGATCAAGGAGATTCCTTTCCGCTACGTTCCGCGTGACCAGGGCAAGTCCAAGGTCAAGTTGCTCCGCTTTGCCCTGGCCTACCTCAGAACCCTGTGCAGGATGTGGAAGCTGCGCAACTCGGTGGCTTCGGCTGATTATGATGCCCGCGCCTACGACAGTTGGATTCCCCTGCAGCGCTACTGGCAGCGCCGGCGCTACGACATCATCACCAACCTGATCAATCCAGACCAGTCCTGCCTGGACATCGGCTGCGGCTCGAGCCGGATCCTTTCGGCCATCGGGCGTCACACCGTGGGTCTGGACATCCAGCAGCAAAAGCTGCTCTACTGCCGCTGCTACGACAAACCACTGGTTCACGCGTCCATCTTCGCCGTGCCTTTCGCCAGCGAGTCATTTCAGCAGGTGCTGTGCTCGCAGGTCATTGAGCACCTGCCGGCCGGGGACAAGCCCTTCACGGAGATGGCACGTCTGCTCCCTCCAGGCGGGCGGCTGGTGCTCGGCACACCCGATTACGGCCGCATCTCGTGGGTGGTGATCGAGCGGTTCTACAAGCTGTTCGCACCCAATGCCTATGCCGATGAGCACATTACTCACTACACGCGACCCGGTCTCATCCAGTTGATGGGCCAGCTCGGCTTTCGCCACCTGGGCACTCACTATGTACTGGCGTCCGAAATGATCCTCCTGTTCGAAAAGACAGGCCAGGAGCAGCCGTAG